A part of Rhopalosiphum maidis isolate BTI-1 chromosome 3, ASM367621v3, whole genome shotgun sequence genomic DNA contains:
- the LOC113558877 gene encoding uncharacterized protein LOC113558877, whose amino-acid sequence MKQLAEALVQCESDEQRREHLIESLDDLSFDYPDIYSMLFREMKNRELAANDPNKISEWLSTSNKSNSIVKIHEALLLVKNDDMMIKEEHLDNLKHMLCRTIENGTHMEEVVKICYLIEKSPSLKNIHELLKHLVDQVKQLPNDNNCYTDMDDYWKDYFKRTQIDFSESLDIQSVQQEQKHKQDARVWKKIKHLHLNPLHDLPNFDLKCFGNNHLEMVVAAHRRNILGDQTIVDQDMDGAFTKWLHFCKLKRYQWFFNNLSYLEIVLIDEENIEKLIAKVNKNSKKENNIKDCAQKKICVETKVLRHRPIKLNNLITALDSNVDLDDMSKFITYMRKILHYPIPNKNCVIDEQLQQDIITIIDKYMNHLMKILDTVEFLAAKSRLGIIINKYLECISLINGNQTFADHHINLLCIFEEVLKNKVLNMHRDFN is encoded by the exons ATGAAACAACTTGCTGAGGCATTAGTTCAATGCGAATCAGACGAACAACGTCGCGAACACCTGATTGAATCACTCGATGATCTGTCGTTTGATTATCCCGATATTTACTCAATGCTATTTAGGGAGATGAAAAATAGAGAACTGGCAGCTAACGATCCGAACAAAATCTCTGAATGGTTAAGCACTTCTAATAAGTCAAACTcaattgtaaaaattcatGAAGCATTGCTATTAGTTAAAAACGATGACATGATGATTAAAGAAGaacatttagataatttaaagcaTATGCTTTGCCGCACAATAGAAAATGGAACTCACATGGAGGAGGTAGTAAAAATATGCTATTTGATTGAGAAATCTCCATCTTTGAAAAACATACACGA acttTTAAAACACCTTGTTGATCAAGTAAAACAACTACCCAACGATAATAATTGCTACACGGACATGGATGATTACTGGAAAGATTATTTCAAACGAACTCAAATCGACTTTTCCGAATCTCTGGATATCCAAAGTGTTCAACAAgaacaaaaacataaacagGACGCACGTGtgtggaaaaaaatcaaacacttACATTTAAATCCTCTGCACGATCTTCCTAATTTCGACC tgaAATGTTTTGGTAATAACCATCTCGAAATGGTTGTAGCCGCTCATAGGCGTAATATTTTGGGTGACCAGACGATCGTTGATCAGGACATGGATGGAGCATTCACCAAATGGCTTCACTTTTGTAAGCTAAAAAGATACCAATGGTTTTTCAATAACCTCAGCTACCTTGAAATTGTACTTATTGACGAGGAAAATATCGAAAAGCTTATCGCCAAGGTGAACAAGAACTCTAAGAAGGAAAACAACATTAAGGATTGTGCTCAGAAGAAAATATGCGTGGAGACAAAAGTTCTGAGACATAGACCAATAAAACTGAACAATTTGATAACG GCCTTAGATTCCAATGTGGATTTGGATGACATGagcaaatttattacatacatgCGGAAGATACTTCATTATCCCATCCCGAATAAGAACTGTGTCATTGACGAGCAACTACAACAAGATATAATCACCATTATAGACAAATATATGAATCATCTAATGAAAATACTTGACACAGTTGAATTCCTTGCCGCCAAAAGCCGGCTCGGAATTATCATTAACAAGTACCTAGAGTGCATATCGTTAATCAACGGAAATCAGACATTCGCAGATCATCATATCAACTTACTGTGTATTTTCGAAGAAGTACTGAAGAATAAAGTCCTTAATATGCACAGAGACttcaactaa